Below is a genomic region from SAR324 cluster bacterium.
TGGAGGAAGCTACTTTGGTATTGCAAATTCATTAGTCCTAATGCTGATCTTAACAATTTTTCTGGGATTCATGCTAAATTATACTGCCTGGGGTCGACATTTATATGCCATAGGTAGTAACGAAAATGCAGCAACTATGACAGGGGTCCCTGTAAAAGCTGTCAAAATGTCTGCATATCTTTTCTGCAGTCTTACAGCAGGAATGTCAGCTATAATGATTGTCGGCTGGATGGGATCTGTCACCAACGCTTTAGGAATGATATATGAGCTTCGAGTGATTGCTTCTGCAGTCATTGGAGGTGCTGACTTGATGGGAGGAGTTGGATCTGCATATGGGGCATTGATTGGTTCTTTTTTAGTGGAACTGATTAGAAATGGTTTATTGATGGCAGGTGTGGATCCCTATTGGCAGGGCACCTTTGTGGGCCTATTCATCATTTTTGCGGTGGCATTGGAAAAGATCCGAAGCCACCGTTCTAGTTAACCAAATTTCAAGGAGACTGCCTATTGAATGACACAAGAGTTTGTGAGTATTTACTGAATGTCTGTTTTTTCATATCAGGAGAATTTTTATGAAAAAGTTTTTACTCGGAGCTTTGCTGCTACCGTTCAGCCTAACTACGATGGCCTTTGCTGGTGGACACGCAAAACTGACTTTTGCTCTCGTACCTAAGGCGATGAATAACCCCTTCTTTGATCTGGCCCGAGATGGCTGCAAAAAAGCAGAGGGTGAAATCGAAGGTATTGAATGCCTGTACATTGGTCCTGGTGAGCACACTGAACAAGAACAGATCCAAATTGTACAAGACTTGATCTCGCGAAAGGTAGATGGCATTGCTGTAGCGCCCTCTAATGCACCTGCAATGGGTAAGGCTCTCAAGCGAGCAAAAGAAGCGGGAATCAATGTGATTACTTGGGACTCTGATTTGCTGGCCAAAGATAAGGGTTTACGAACTGCTTATGTTGGTACAAACAATTACGATATTGGAGTCAACCTGGCCAGGCTGACACAGAACTTGAAGCCACTAGGTGGATCAATCTGCATTCAATCTGGTGGAGCATCGGCCGCTAACCACAACGAGCGCATGCAAGGTATTCGTGATACACTAGCAGGCACATCGGGAACGACACCTCCTGGTGACCGATTAACAGGCCAGAATGGCTGGACTGAACCAGATGGTTGTCCACTTTACACAAATGACGATTTCCCACTTTCAGTGCAGCAAATGGCAGATATTTTTATCAAGTATCCAGACCTAACCGCTTACGTTCCAACTGGTGGTTTCCCTCACTTTGTTCCTAAGGCATTCAGACGAGTGGCAGGAGAAAATCAGGAGAGAATCCGCACTAAGCAAACAGCTGTAGTTGTTGCTGATACTTTACCAATGCAGATGGAAATCTTGAAGGATGGTCTTACGCATGGTTTGGTTGGGCAACAGC
It encodes:
- a CDS encoding sugar-binding protein yields the protein MKKFLLGALLLPFSLTTMAFAGGHAKLTFALVPKAMNNPFFDLARDGCKKAEGEIEGIECLYIGPGEHTEQEQIQIVQDLISRKVDGIAVAPSNAPAMGKALKRAKEAGINVITWDSDLLAKDKGLRTAYVGTNNYDIGVNLARLTQNLKPLGGSICIQSGGASAANHNERMQGIRDTLAGTSGTTPPGDRLTGQNGWTEPDGCPLYTNDDFPLSVQQMADIFIKYPDLTAYVPTGGFPHFVPKAFRRVAGENQERIRTKQTAVVVADTLPMQMEILKDGLTHGLVGQQPYMMGYKAMYVLKDLADGNAVEDPIYTGLDVCPFEAAWSCLSGGG